The genomic stretch TAACCCAGGATCAAGGCAATCACCGACGCCATAAACAAGCCGACCTTAGTGGTATCAGCTTGCAAACTAAAACCAAGAATATCTTTAAAATCGGTCAAGCCATTGTTACCACCAAAGCCCATTTCATTACGGAAAAAAGCCAACATTAAAGCAAACGTTAAGGCTTGCGTCATGATGGATAAATACACCCCAGATACGCGCGCTCGAAATGACAAGAAACCAAATACCAGCGCCAGTGCAGCAGGAACCAATACCACCATCAAACAGGCGAACCAGAACATGTCAAACCCCTGCCAAAACCACGGTAATTCCTGCCAATCTAAGAACACCATAAAATCGGGCAGTTCAGGGTGACCATATACACCGCGATCACCGATTTGACGCATCAAGTACATGCCCATGGCATAACCACCCAAAGCAAAGAAAGCCCCATGCCCCAAGGTTAAAATACCTAAATAACCCCACACCAGATCCACCGACATAGCCAATAACGCATAGGTGAGATACTTACCCAACAAACTTATCGTGTAAGTCTCTATATGTAAAAAATGACCTTGTGGCACCAGTAAGTTAAGTGCAGGCACTAAAATTAACAGCGTAGTCAGTAGCAACATCAGTAACTGGCCACCACGATCGGTTTTTAACATAGAATTAGCAAATAGCTTATTTAACATTGAATTAGCGAATAATTTTTGCAACATAAGTTAGTCCTCCGCCCCACGACCACGTTGTGGAAAAAGTCCACGTGGGCGCTTTTGAATAAACAGAATAATGAATACCAGCACTAATATTTTAGCGAGCACGGCACCAGCCCAAGGTTCTAATAATTTGTTAAATAAGCCCAAACTTAAACCCGCAACCAAGGTTCCCCACAGATTACCGACACCACCAAAGACCACGACCATAAACGAATCAATGATATAACTTTGGCCCATATTGGGTCCGACATTGGTTAACTGTGATAAAGCCACGCCGGCAATACCAGCAACACCTGCGCCAAGGCCAAACGTCATGGCGTCGACCCATTCAGAACGAACGCCCATTGCCCGCGCCATTGAACGGTTTTGCGATACCGCACGGACTTGTAAACCCAGTGACGTTTGCTTTAATACAAAAATAAGTGCACAGAACACCAATAAGCAAAAAATAATGATATAAAGACGGTTATAAGTCAGTGCCAACATGGGATTAAATTCCAACATGCCACTCATCCAGTCCGGTGTGACCACAGAGCGGTTTAACGGTGAAAATACGCTGCGAACTGCTTGCTGTAGAATAAGACTGATACCAAAGGTAGCCAATAACGTTTCCAATGGTCGACCATAAAGAAAACGAATAACCCCACGTTCAATGGCAATACCGACTAAACCGGAAACAATAAACGCCGCGGGAATGGAGAGTACTAATGACAAACCAATATTGTCCGGCATTAATTGCTGCATTACATAGGTGGTATAAGCGCCTAACATGATCAGTTCACCATGCGCCATGTTGATCACGCCCATCACACCGAAGGTAATGGCAAGACCCAGACCTGCTAACGCTAATACCGAGCCAAGACTTAAACCAAAATACAAGGTTTCAAGGGTTGCATAGACTTGTTGGCTTTGCGCGTAATTGTCTAGACCACGCTGCGCGGCCTGGCGTAAATCATCGTCTGTTGTCGTATTAACAATATTATCCAACGCACTAAACGCAGTCGGCTCTATCGAGTCTGCTAACAAATGAACGGCAGCTAATAATGCAGTTTTATCTTCCGATATCGCCACCGTACCAATTGCTAACGCTAATGTTAATAAGGCTTTGTTTTTCTCGACATCTTCCACGGTTAAGCGTTCACGCAATAACGTTTGGATAGCGGGATCAACATTACCTAATAAGTTTTGTATGGCTTGCTGACGTAATCCTGCATCACTCGAGATTAAATCGAGTCTAGCGATACCTAAGCGAATGCTTTTACGCAATTTATTGTTAAGCGATACTTTCTTAAAATCGCGTTTTTTGACGATAAGCACTGTTTCAGGCGGACGCAACCTTGGCCTATCAGTAACCAAGGTTGCGTCTGTATCCAAAGTAAATATCGACGTGAGTTTAATTGCTGATTGACCAGTGGCATGATCTGCAATTAAAAATAAGGTTGTTTGTTTTTTATGATAGAAAACGCGACTGGAAAGTAAGTCCGTTAATAATTGCTTTGCCTGAGAGGGATTCGGATATGCCGTTTGGCTTAACCAATTTACCGCGGAAATTTTATTATCAAAACTGCGCTGAGTAAGCTGTTTCTCGACGTCTGAAAATGAATCTATCGTCACAGCAGCCCAACTGTTATTCATACTGCCCATTGATAGTAGTAATATCAATGCAGTGAAGAATAAAGTCGACGATGGCGATATTATGCCGGCATATTTGTTCATAACTTTCCCTGTTAATAAGAATAACGCGCAGCAGGGTAGCCAATGACCATCATCAGCCCCCTGCGTTAAACCATCAATCAATGATTACTTAGGCGAACCAGTGCACTTACCTGTCGTCACATTAAAACTACCGCAAGACAAGGGTGCTAACCAACTTGAGTACAGCGGTTTAGAACTAGGTAGGTAGTCAGACCAAGCATCACCAGCGACAACACCTGTGGTTTCCCATACGGTTTCAAACTGACCATCATCTTGAATTTCACCTAACAATACTGGCTTAGTGATATGGTGATTTGGCATCATCGTCGCGTAACCACCGGTTAAGTTAGGTACTGTCACACCAATTATCGCATCTTGAACTGCACCCGCGTCAGTGGAACCGGCTTTCTCAACTGCTTTAGCCCACATTTTGAAACCGATATAGCTGGCTTCCATCGGATCATTGGTGACACGATCTTCATCTTTGGTGAACTTCTGCCATGTTTCAATAAATTCGTCATTGGCTTGCGTCTCAACACTCATGAAATAATTCCATGCCGCTAAATGACCCACTAACGCGGAGGTATCCATGCCCGATAGTTCTTCTTCACCCACCGAGAATGCCACCACTGGAATATCTTCAGCAGAGACACCTTGTGATGCTAACTCTTTATAAAAGGGCACATTGGCATCGCCATTAATGGTAGAGACAACAGTGGTTTTCTTGCCTTTGGCGCCAAATTTCTTAATGTCTGACACAATAGATTGCCAATCGGAATGGCCAAATGGGGTGTAATTCACCATGATGTCACTGTCAGCAACACCTTTAGATTTAAGGTAGGCAGCTAAGATCTTATTCGTCGTACGTGGATAAACGTAATCCGTACCCGCTAATACCCAGCGTTTTACATCCATGTCATTCATCAAGTAATCAACCGCAGGAATAGCTTGTTGGTTTGGCGCTGCGCCAGTATAAAAAACGTTTTTAGAGGACTCTTCCCCTTCGTACTGCACAGGGTAAAATAACAAGCTATCAAGCTCTTCAAACACAGGTAACATCGATTTACGCGATACCGATGTCCAACCACCAAATACCACATCAACCTTTTCTTTTTCAATTAGCTCACGGGCTTTTTCAGCAAACAGTGGCCAATTTGATGCTGGATCAACAACGACAGCCTCAAGCTGTTTACCTAAAATACCGCCTTGTTTATTTTGCTCCTCAATCATCATTAAAATAGTGTCTTTCAATGTGGTTTCACTGATTGCCATCGTGCCCGACAATGAATGTAATACACCGACTTTAATACTGTCTTCTGCTGCAACAGCATTAAATGAAGCCACACCCAATGTGAGTGCAACGGTTGCTGCAAGGTGAGAAAACTTAGCTTTGTTAACTGTGAACATGATTTAACTTCCTTATTATGAACCTATCCCTTAAGAGGCAACAGTTATGCCAATTAATCATAGAAAGGAAGTGGATAATATAAAAATAATTATAAAACAAAAACTTAAAGCTGACTTTGAAGTTGGGTAATATAATAATCAGTAAAGTGTTGACAATTATTGGTGCAACTTAAAATACTGGTGCACCACTAAAGGGATAATTAAATATCACTCAATCTCATTATTGTCACTGGCACTTTGAAACAAATAAAAATACAATAGGCGCTCACTCATCGGGGTGCTACCAGGCTTTGCATTTAAGAGTCACTGTGGCTGAGATAACACCCGTAATTACTTGAACCAGATAATGCTGGCATAGGAATGAGATTCGACAGACTGGTTCATATCAGCGTTAAGAGTTAAGACGCAGATAAGTACGCATTACCGAGTCATAAGTTCTATGCTTCACATTCTAGGAGAACACGTGAAGCACACGATCAAAAAACTAGCACTTTGCACTGCCCTACTATTACCTTCGCTTTCAGTATCAGTAGCTAACGCCGCTGACAAACCAGTATTGAATGTCTATACCTACGATTCATTTGCATCTGATTGGGGCCCTGGTCCAAAAGTAAAAACTGCATTTGAAGCGGATTGTAATTGCACGCTGAATTTAGTGGCGCTAGAAGACGGTGTAAGTATTCTTAACCGTGTGAAACTTGAAGGTAAATACACCAAGGCTGACGTTCTACTCGGTTTAGACAACAACTTGATGGCTGAAGCGGTAAAAACCAACCTGCTAGCACCACACCAACAAGATACTAGCAAATTATCACTGCCAAACGCTTGGACTAACAAATACTTCATTCCATTTGATTACGGTCACTTTGCCTTTATCTACGACAGTGAAAAACTCGCTAATCCACCAAAGAGTTTAGCGGAACTGATCGAACGTAAAGATCTGAGCATCATCTATCAAGATCCACGCACCAGCACACCAGGCCTAGGCTTTATGTTATGGGTTAAAGCGGTTTATGGCGATCAAGCACCACAAGCATGGCAACAGATTGCAGACAAAACCGTGACCATTACTAAAGGCTGGAGCCAAGCTTACGGTATGTTCTTAAAAGGCGAAGCGGATATGGTATTAAGCTATACCACGTCACCGGCTTACCACATGATTGCAGAAAGCGAATTTAAATATAAAGCGGTTGAATTCACTGAAGGTCATTACCAGCAAACAGAAGTTGTGGCTCGTTTGAAAGATGCGGCAAATCCGGAGTTAGCCGATCAATTTATGGCATTTGTGCTTAGCCCAGCGTTCCAAGACGTGATCGCAACAGGCAACTGGATGTTACCAGCAAAACAAGCAGCCGCACTGCCAAGCGAATTCGAGCAACTAATTAGCCCTGCGAAAACTATCGAGTTCACGCCTGAAGAAGTAGCACAATCGCGTAAATCTTGGGTGAAGGAATGGCGTAACGCTGTTACTCAGTAATTAGCAGCTTGATATGATCGCGAATTCGCATAAATACTGGTGGTGTAGCGCCTTGCTCGCCATCAGCATCATTTTACTTCTGGTAGGCGGTAGTTTTACTGCCCTACTTAATTTTTCACAAGCCGAGTTAGACTTTAGCAGTGTGCTTGCTGACTCTTACACCCAACACGTCATTAGCTTTAGTTTTTACCAAGCCGCTTTATCTACGGGCTTGAGTATTGGTTTAGCGATCCCACTGGCACGGGCTTTCTCACGCCGAGAGTTTGTTGGTAAACAATTAATCATCAAGCTGTTTAACTTATCGTTAGTACTGCCCATCATCATTGCCATCTTTGGTATTGTCGCCGTACACGGTAAAAATGGCTGGGTTAATCAACTACTGGCGTTATTTAATATCGATACTGGCCATTATATTTATGGCTTAACCGGTATTCTACTGGCGCATTTATTTTTCAATGTGCCGTTAGCCACGCGTATTTTACTGCAAACCCTCGACTCTATTCCCAGTGAATCTTGGCGCTTGGCGAGTCAGTTAAATATGCAATCACGACACATCTTCATCACCTTAGAATGGCCGAAGATAAAGCAGCAATTACCCTCATTAATCAGCCTTATTTTTATGCTGTGCTTTACCAGTTTCGCGATTGTCATGTCACTCGGCGGAGGCCCTGATTATGCAACGCTTGAAGTGGCTATCTATCAAGCCCTGAAGTTTGAATTTGATATCGAGCAAGCCGTGGCGTTAGCTATTATTCAAGTCGCAATCACTGTCGCCTTAATGCTGTTTAGCGCGGTATTTTTAAATTCACAACCTATGTCCGCGCCATCGGGGAATTACTTCCGCCGTCCCGACAGTCATAACCTCAGTAGTAAAATCGCAGATGGCCTTAGCTTTATGCTCGCGAGTTGTTTATTAGCGCCGCCAATGCTGGCGATCCTAAGCAGCGGTATTAACAGCAATACCCTTAACGTGCTTAGTCAGCCAATGTTATGGCAAGCCACAGGCATCTCATTACAAATAGCCCTGAGCTCTGGTTTATTAAGTTTATTACTCGCCTGCGCCATCTTATTCTCGACCAGAATATTAAAAGTGCGTTTTAAATTCATGACACTGGCCTATGGTATCGAAAATATTGGCGCGATTATTTTAGTGGTACCAGCACTCGTACTCGGCACTGGTTTGTTCTTACTGTTACGGCCTTATGTCGATGTATTTAGTATTGCGGCTTGGCTGGTTATTCTGGTCAATGCGTTAATGGCATTGCCTTATTTACTGCGTGTATTGAACCAACCTATCCAAGACAGCTTTGCTAGCTACGACAAGCTTGCGGTTAGTTTAGGTCTATCACGCCTGCAACGACTGCGGATTATCGAATGGCCATTATTGCGTAAACCCATCGCGATGGGACTCGGGCTAGCCTGTGTATTATCTCTGGGGGATTTAAGTGTCATTGCATTGTTTGGCAGCCAAGATATGCAAACCTTACCCTTGGTACTCTATCGTCAGTTAGGCAGTTATCAACTTGATGCTGCAGCGGTTACCGCTATTTTCTTATTAACGCTTTGCGGTGTTATTTTCTATTTGTTCGAACGTATTATTGGAGGCAAAAATGCCTAATGCAACACAGCGAGATAAAGCGAGCCCTCAGAATAATACCAATGCGACGCCAAGCTGTAATGACAATTTTTCAGTGCAGGGAGGCAGTGAGTTATTACAAGTAAACAAGATTACCTTTGCTTATGAACAGATGCAGATGCAATTTGATCTCGTCGTTAATCGTGGCGAAACCTTGGCGATCCTCGGCGCAAGTGGCTCAGGTAAATCCACCCTACTCAACCTTATCGCAGGTTTTAATCAACCGTTATCGGGCGATATCAGCTTTCAACAAGCATCTATACTAGCAAAAGCCCCTGCGCAGCGACCTATTACTACCTTGTTTCAAGAACATAACCTGTTTAACCATTTAACCGTAAAGCAGAATATTGCCATAGGTTTGGCACCGAGTATGAAACTGGACGTAAACCAACAAGCCACACTTGAGAAAGCCGCGCAACAAGTAGAAATAACCGAATTACTCAACCGCCTACCTGGTGATTTGAGTGGTGGTCAGCGCCAGCGCGTTGGTATCGCCCGCTGCCTAGCCCGTAAACAACCTCTGTTATTGCTTGATGAACCTTTCAGTGCATTGGATCCCGCATTACGTCAAGAGATGTTACGTTTGATCGCCAAGCTAAATAAGGAGCATGATATTACCGTGTTAATGGTCACCCATAACCCAGATGATGCCTTGCAGATCGCCGACAATATTGCTTTTATAGAAGATGGTCAGGTCGCGCTGCATGCACCCGCGGCCATATTAGTGGATCAAGATGCGCCAGAAATGTTGAAACGTTATTTGGGAAAGTCATAGATTATGAGGAAGGATACGTAAATAGCGGATTGTAGATTGTTAATTGTTAATTGTTAATTGTTGATAATAGTCGAATGAAACGAGCCTATACGCAATGTATAGACTCGCTGCATGTGAGTCTTGTTAACTGTGATTACTGTTTCTTTGGCTGAACACTAAAGAAATACGCCACATCAACCATATCTTGGCGGCTTAAATACGCTACTTCACCTTCCATAAATGGACTTTTACG from Moritella marina ATCC 15381 encodes the following:
- the urtC gene encoding urea ABC transporter permease subunit UrtC is translated as MLQKLFANSMLNKLFANSMLKTDRGGQLLMLLLTTLLILVPALNLLVPQGHFLHIETYTISLLGKYLTYALLAMSVDLVWGYLGILTLGHGAFFALGGYAMGMYLMRQIGDRGVYGHPELPDFMVFLDWQELPWFWQGFDMFWFACLMVVLVPAALALVFGFLSFRARVSGVYLSIMTQALTFALMLAFFRNEMGFGGNNGLTDFKDILGFSLQADTTKVGLFMASVIALILGYLTCRKVVSSRLGNVAVAIRDSETRVRFIGYNVANFKLGIFILSAMIAGIAGALYVPQVGIINPGEFSPLNSIEIVVWVALGGRATLFGAIIGALLINYAKSWFTIELPEVWLFALGSLFVLATLFLPKGVTGWFTDLSSNKKSNGNSNLSTDLNSNINSSVATKEDAS
- the urtB gene encoding urea ABC transporter permease subunit UrtB, which gives rise to MNKYAGIISPSSTLFFTALILLLSMGSMNNSWAAVTIDSFSDVEKQLTQRSFDNKISAVNWLSQTAYPNPSQAKQLLTDLLSSRVFYHKKQTTLFLIADHATGQSAIKLTSIFTLDTDATLVTDRPRLRPPETVLIVKKRDFKKVSLNNKLRKSIRLGIARLDLISSDAGLRQQAIQNLLGNVDPAIQTLLRERLTVEDVEKNKALLTLALAIGTVAISEDKTALLAAVHLLADSIEPTAFSALDNIVNTTTDDDLRQAAQRGLDNYAQSQQVYATLETLYFGLSLGSVLALAGLGLAITFGVMGVINMAHGELIMLGAYTTYVMQQLMPDNIGLSLVLSIPAAFIVSGLVGIAIERGVIRFLYGRPLETLLATFGISLILQQAVRSVFSPLNRSVVTPDWMSGMLEFNPMLALTYNRLYIIIFCLLVFCALIFVLKQTSLGLQVRAVSQNRSMARAMGVRSEWVDAMTFGLGAGVAGIAGVALSQLTNVGPNMGQSYIIDSFMVVVFGGVGNLWGTLVAGLSLGLFNKLLEPWAGAVLAKILVLVFIILFIQKRPRGLFPQRGRGAED
- the urtA gene encoding urea ABC transporter substrate-binding protein, which produces MFTVNKAKFSHLAATVALTLGVASFNAVAAEDSIKVGVLHSLSGTMAISETTLKDTILMMIEEQNKQGGILGKQLEAVVVDPASNWPLFAEKARELIEKEKVDVVFGGWTSVSRKSMLPVFEELDSLLFYPVQYEGEESSKNVFYTGAAPNQQAIPAVDYLMNDMDVKRWVLAGTDYVYPRTTNKILAAYLKSKGVADSDIMVNYTPFGHSDWQSIVSDIKKFGAKGKKTTVVSTINGDANVPFYKELASQGVSAEDIPVVAFSVGEEELSGMDTSALVGHLAAWNYFMSVETQANDEFIETWQKFTKDEDRVTNDPMEASYIGFKMWAKAVEKAGSTDAGAVQDAIIGVTVPNLTGGYATMMPNHHITKPVLLGEIQDDGQFETVWETTGVVAGDAWSDYLPSSKPLYSSWLAPLSCGSFNVTTGKCTGSPK
- the thiB gene encoding thiamine ABC transporter substrate binding subunit, which gives rise to MKHTIKKLALCTALLLPSLSVSVANAADKPVLNVYTYDSFASDWGPGPKVKTAFEADCNCTLNLVALEDGVSILNRVKLEGKYTKADVLLGLDNNLMAEAVKTNLLAPHQQDTSKLSLPNAWTNKYFIPFDYGHFAFIYDSEKLANPPKSLAELIERKDLSIIYQDPRTSTPGLGFMLWVKAVYGDQAPQAWQQIADKTVTITKGWSQAYGMFLKGEADMVLSYTTSPAYHMIAESEFKYKAVEFTEGHYQQTEVVARLKDAANPELADQFMAFVLSPAFQDVIATGNWMLPAKQAAALPSEFEQLISPAKTIEFTPEEVAQSRKSWVKEWRNAVTQ
- the thiP gene encoding thiamine/thiamine pyrophosphate ABC transporter permease, producing the protein MIANSHKYWWCSALLAISIILLLVGGSFTALLNFSQAELDFSSVLADSYTQHVISFSFYQAALSTGLSIGLAIPLARAFSRREFVGKQLIIKLFNLSLVLPIIIAIFGIVAVHGKNGWVNQLLALFNIDTGHYIYGLTGILLAHLFFNVPLATRILLQTLDSIPSESWRLASQLNMQSRHIFITLEWPKIKQQLPSLISLIFMLCFTSFAIVMSLGGGPDYATLEVAIYQALKFEFDIEQAVALAIIQVAITVALMLFSAVFLNSQPMSAPSGNYFRRPDSHNLSSKIADGLSFMLASCLLAPPMLAILSSGINSNTLNVLSQPMLWQATGISLQIALSSGLLSLLLACAILFSTRILKVRFKFMTLAYGIENIGAIILVVPALVLGTGLFLLLRPYVDVFSIAAWLVILVNALMALPYLLRVLNQPIQDSFASYDKLAVSLGLSRLQRLRIIEWPLLRKPIAMGLGLACVLSLGDLSVIALFGSQDMQTLPLVLYRQLGSYQLDAAAVTAIFLLTLCGVIFYLFERIIGGKNA
- the thiQ gene encoding thiamine ABC transporter ATP-binding protein is translated as MPNATQRDKASPQNNTNATPSCNDNFSVQGGSELLQVNKITFAYEQMQMQFDLVVNRGETLAILGASGSGKSTLLNLIAGFNQPLSGDISFQQASILAKAPAQRPITTLFQEHNLFNHLTVKQNIAIGLAPSMKLDVNQQATLEKAAQQVEITELLNRLPGDLSGGQRQRVGIARCLARKQPLLLLDEPFSALDPALRQEMLRLIAKLNKEHDITVLMVTHNPDDALQIADNIAFIEDGQVALHAPAAILVDQDAPEMLKRYLGKS